A region from the Plutella xylostella chromosome 8, ilPluXylo3.1, whole genome shotgun sequence genome encodes:
- the LOC125488872 gene encoding uncharacterized protein LOC125488872, whose translation MRTGVQNMTPLQIGGEAVERVHKFTYLGSVVSETGGTEVDVISRIAKARATFAQLRPIWQSQKLTRRVKLKIFRSNVKSVLLYGCETWKVTKAISHQLQVFVNRCLRRILRIYWPNKISNDQLRERCHDTLIDQQIKRRKWNWIGHTLRRNSDHIPKQAMDWNPQGKRKRGRPKQTWRRTVVDEAKKIGKSWSEIKREAQDRLRWRATVDALCPIQGT comes from the coding sequence ATGCGAACAGGTGTGCAGAATATGACCCCGCTGCAGATCGGTGGTGAGGCAGTGGAACGCGTTCACAAATTTACCTACCTCGGCAGCGTTGTCTCAGAAACAGGAGGTACAGAAGTGGACGTCATTTCGCGGATTGCCAAAGCCCGAGCTACTTTCGCGCAGTTGCGACCAATATGGCAATCACAAAAGTTAACCAGAAGAGTCAAACTGAAAATATTCAGGTCAAACGTTAAGTCCGTGTTGCTATATGGTTGCGAAACGTGGAAGGTAACCAAAGCCATCTCGCACCAGCTTCAAGTCTTCGTGAACCGATGCCTTCGACGCATACTCCGAATATACTGGCCCAATAAAATCTCCAACGACCAACTGAGAGAACGGTGCCACGATACCCTGATCGACCAGCAGATCAAGCGACGCAAGTGGAACTGGATTGGCCACACCCTCCGAAGAAATTCTGACCACATACCCAAACAGGCGATGGATTGGAATCCGCAAGGAAAGAGAAAGCGTGGCCGTCCCAAGCAGACCTGGCGACGCACGGTAGTGGACGAAGCGAAAAAGATCGGGAAGTCTTGGAGTGAAATCAAACGCGAAGCTCAAGACAGGTTGCGATGGAGAGCCACTGTGGACGCCCTCTGCCCCATCCAGGGGACATAG
- the LOC125488882 gene encoding uncharacterized protein LOC125488882, producing the protein MEISELTLAKAVDVAESVRCARAAAASTAPGARGSSGDSVFKMQQREPRGAAGPGKEQCTVCGRRSHKASECRFASFKCTKCKAKGHLRRMCKYVNFVGTEETCEGDDDDDVLTG; encoded by the exons ATGGAGATCAGCGAGCTGACGCTGGCGAAGGCCGTGGACGTGGCGGAGAGCGTGCGGTgcgcgcgcgcggccgccgccagCACGGCGCCCGGCGCCCGCGGCTCCTCCGGGGACTCCGTGTTCAAGATGCAGCAGCGGGAGCCGCGCGGCGCCGCCGGCCCCGGCAAGGAGCAGTGCACCGTGTGTGGGCGACGTAGCCATAAGGCAAGCGAGTGCCGGTTCGCTTCATTTAAGTGTACAAAGTGCAAGGCCAAAGGTCATTTACGCCGGATGTGCAAATACGTAAACTTTGTAGGAACGGAGGAAACGTGCGAGggcgatgatgatgatgatg TGCTTACAGGCTAG